In Herpetosiphonaceae bacterium, the sequence ATCCGGTAGATCCGGCTGGTGCTGTAGCGCCAGACCAGGATCATACAAATAACGCTGACGGCGGTATGCACGCTGGGAAACGTGTCGCGGGTCAGCCGGTCGATCCCGTGGCTCAGCATGGCCTCTACGTCGAAGACGCGGCGCACAAACAGGTGGCGCAGCGTGTACTGCGGGCCGATCGCGGGCATGATCAGGTAGCCCGGATAGGAGACGATCAGGCCAAGCACCAGCGATACGATCGTATTGCGGAAGGCGCGCAGCTTGCCCTGGTGCAGGAAAACAACCATCGTTACGAAGGGCATGATCATCATGCTGATGTAGATCTGCATCATGAAATTGACGCGCCACGGCGTCACCAGCGGCTCCAGCAGCTTGAGCGGCTCGTAGCCCAGAAAGATCACCCGGTCGATCACGATCAGCCAGTCGTCGCGGTCGATCGGGCTGAGCCGCCGGATAAATCCTTGCAGATTCCCGAAGGCGACGGCGCAGAAGAAATAGACGAGCATAGCCCGTGCTGCCAGAATCAGCGTGTCGGGCCGTCGCCATGCGAGCAGATGCAGTGGTCGTCCCAGCATCCAGCGCAGGCCGTGCCAGACCATGAAGCCGATCACGCAGTAGCGCAGAGCGCGAAGAAAATATTCGATCTGGCCCTGGAAGAGCGTGCGGTAGGTGCTGACGTTCTGGTACAAGATCTCCGTATTCAGCGTACGGTGGATGCTGATGTTGATACCGACAGTAACCAGGAGTAGCGCAATTGCCAGAAGTTCTTCGGGATAGAGCCAGCGAGCCAGGCCGCGCCGTCGCTGCGTCTCTCCCATCGTGAGGGTCGGATCGGCGGTGGTGGATCGATCGATCGTGCCAGGTGATGCGGTGCCCGCAGACGCGGTGCTCTGTGGATTGCGTTGATCTGCTTCGATCATAGGCTCCATCGTCCCCTTGCTTCCAACTGGATCGTGTTGCTAGCCAGAGTTACCTGAGCCGTCAGGTTGTCGGTACACAATACCAGATGATCCCTTCGCGTGTCTAGCCCTTGCAGAGCGGCGCTCAAACAATTGCACCCCTGCGCTGGCGGCTTGTCCGCGCCCCGCCGCTGCCGAAGTCCCGTCCGATCCGGCGCGTCGCTCCTGCCCGGTATTACCGCATCTCGTCGAGGAAATTGCCCAGCGCGGGAAGCGCGGCGAAGGCGCTGTAGAATTCGTTTCCGGCGGTCGTCATATCCATCACCTGCTGGATGTTGCTTGAAACGGGCCAGATTCGAGGTGCAGACCGACAGGCAGCAGCGAGATCGTGAATGCTCGCTGATACCTGTGGACGACAGCGCTCGGATCCGGTCTTGCGTATTACGTGCTTTCCTGTATGATGCAAAGACTCACCAGGGAGAGCAGAAGACACTCAGTGCTACTGGAGCGCGCTGATGCTTACTATTTTTCAGCTAGATGGTAAGGCTCTTCAACGAGTTGAAACCTTTATGCCGGGATGCTGGCTTCACGTTACCGATCCCTCCGCCACTGAAATTGATCGGCTCGTCCAGTTAGCAGCAGTGCCGCCAGCGTTTGTGTCCCACGCGCTGGACATCGATGAGCTGGCGCGCATCGACCACGATCAGGGGCAATCCCTGATCATCTTGCGAATTCCGCACTACGTGGGTCCAATCGCTGATATTCCGTATCAAACCGTCGCCCTTGGCATCATCCTCAACGAGACAGCAATCATCACCATCTCACGTGTCGCCCTCCCACTGATCGACCTGCTTATTACCACCCATCA encodes:
- a CDS encoding phosphatase PAP2 family protein, which codes for MIEADQRNPQSTASAGTASPGTIDRSTTADPTLTMGETQRRRGLARWLYPEELLAIALLLVTVGINISIHRTLNTEILYQNVSTYRTLFQGQIEYFLRALRYCVIGFMVWHGLRWMLGRPLHLLAWRRPDTLILAARAMLVYFFCAVAFGNLQGFIRRLSPIDRDDWLIVIDRVIFLGYEPLKLLEPLVTPWRVNFMMQIYISMMIMPFVTMVVFLHQGKLRAFRNTIVSLVLGLIVSYPGYLIMPAIGPQYTLRHLFVRRVFDVEAMLSHGIDRLTRDTFPSVHTAVSVICMILVWRYSTSRIYRIAFAVWALSIVFSTMYLRFHYVFDVIVGVLVSIFVTWLGPRFNDWYLGRAEPDAQPTA